In Shewanella glacialimarina, the genomic stretch GAATTCGCCTTCAGTTGGACGACCAAGGTGAGACATCACCATCACAGCAGCGCCTTTTTCAAGTGCCAGTTTGATTGTTGGTAATGCAGCACGCAAGCGTGCGTCACTTGTTACAACACCGTCTTTAACGGGTACGTTTAAATCTTCACGAATAAGCACGCGCTTATTTTGCAGATCTAAATCCACCATATTGATAATAGCCATAATTAGCCTTTCCTTATAAATGTAAAAATTAAAAAACAAATCTGTTGTTCACCGCCGATGCATCATCCACGGTTAAAAATCATTCATGCCCTTTGATTTAGTTATTTAGTTATTTTTAGCATAAATCATCAGGAGTATTATTTTGACTGCTTAGCTTGGATCATCGCCAAGCTGGTGTCGAGCATGCGATTAGCAAAACCCCACTCGTTGTCACACCATAAGAGTAATTTTACCAAATGCCCGGCGCTGACACGGGTTTGGGTGCCATCAACAATACTCGATCGCGGGTCATGGTTAAAATCACATGACACTAATGGCTCTTCTGTATATCCCAAAATACCATTAAAACTGCCATTTGAGGCCAAGGCTAATACCTGATTAATTTGGGCGATATCAACTTTTTTCTCTAAAGTAACGGACAAATCAATCGCGGTAACATTGATCGTTGGCACGCGCACTGAAATGGCCTCAAACATATCTTTCATGTGGGGCAATATACGCTCAATACCGCGTGCCAGCTTGGTATCCACTGGAATAATTGACTGACTGGCGGCGCGGGTGCGGCGTAAATCATCATGATATGCATCAATCACTTGCTGATCATTCATCGCAGAGTGAATGGTGGTAATTGCGCCACTTTTAACAGTGAAATGCCTATCTAACACATCGATAACTGGCACAATACAATTGGTTGTACAAGATGCGTTAGATACTACTGTATGCTCTGGCCGTAATAAATCATGATTAACCCCATACACTATGGTGCCATCAACATCGGGAGAAGAAGGATGAGAAATAAGGACTTGTTTAGCACCTGCTTGAATATGCACTTCACATTCTTGACGATCATTTAAGCTCCCCGTCGCTTCATAAACAATATCGATATCCAGTTCAGCCCAAGGTAGTTGACTTGGGTCAGACTGATTAAGCAATAGAATGGCATCATCACCAATAATAAGATGATTGTCTTTTAAGCTGACCTGATGTTTAAAACGACCATGGGTTGTATCGTATTGGGTAAGATGACGAATAGCGTCGGGTTTTGCGAGTTCGTTAATCGCAACTATTTGAATTTGGTCACGCTTCCCTGATTCATATAACGCCCTCAGAATGGAGCGACCAATACGACCATAACCATTTATTGCAACTCGAATCATTCCATTCCCAGCATAAAAAGAGAGATTATTAAGGCAGAAAAATAAAAACGGCCAACACATAAAGTGTCGGCCGTCATATTATACACAATTAAGCACTTAACATATAAGCGCTAATTTGAGTCAATCGTGGATCATGTTTTAAGCCAGTGCTTTGACTTTGCTAACCACATTATCAACGGTAAAGCCAAAGTGCTTCAATAAGTCGCCACCAGGTGCTGACTCGCCGAAGGTTGTCATGCCGACAACATCGCCATCAAAGCCAACATACTTATGCCAGAAATCAACGTGAGCCGCTTCAATGGCGACGCGTTTAGTCACAGTTCGAGGTAATACAGACTCTTTGTAAGCTGCATCTTGCTTGTCAAACACATTTGTCGACGGCATAGACACCACGCGTACTTTGATACCATCGACAGTTAATGCTGCAGCAGAATCAACCGCTAACTGCACTTCTGAACCGGTAGCAATTAAGATAACGTCCGCAACACCTTCACAATCAACCAGCACATAACCACCTTTAGCTACGTTAGCTAATTGCTCAGCGCTACGCGCTTGAGCCTTAAGACCTTGACGGCTAAAGATTAATGATGTTGGAGATTTGCGAGTTTCAATTGCAGACTTCCAAGATACTGCTGTTTCAGCAGCATCACATGGACGCCATACAGTCATGTTAGGTGTCATACGTAAGTTAGCTAATTGCTCAACAGGTTGGTGAGTTGGACCATCTTCACCTTGACCGATTGAGTCATGGGTATAAACGAAAATGTTCTGAATACCCATTAATGCAGACATACGTACCGCATTACGTGCGTATTCCATAAACATCATGAAAGTTGCGCCGTAATTGATGAAGCCACCGTGTAATGAGGCGCCATTCATAATGCCGCTCATACCAAACTCACGCACACCGTAATAGATATAGTTACCAGCTGCATCGTCTTGAATGCCTTTTGAACCTGACCATAGCGTAAGGTTTGAGCCCGCTAAGTCAGCACTGCCACCTAATAATTCAGGTAACATAGCACCAAAGAAACCAATTGAATTTTGTGATGCTTTACGACTTGCAATGCCTTCAGCTTTATCTTGGCATTCTTGAATGAATGCTTGTGCTTTTGCTTCAAAGTCTGCCGGTAAATCACCGTTTAATACACGACGTTCAAACTCAGCCGCTAACGCTGGGTGAGCTGCTTTATATCCAGCAAATTTACTGTCCCATGCTTTTTCATTGGCGACGCCAGTTTCTTTAGCATCCCAACCTTTATATACATCTGTAGGAATTTCAAATGGTGCGTGTGGCCAGCCTAAGAATTCACGAGCGGCTGCAATTTCAGCATCGCCTAATGGCGCGCCGTGACAATCATGGCTACCCGATTTATTCGGTGAACCAAAACCAATAATTGTTTTACAACAGATCATTGTTGGCTTATCAGTTACAGATTTAGCAAGTTCAATTGCTGCGCGAATGGCATCACTGTCGTGACCATCAACATCTGCAATAACATGCCAACCGTATGCTTCAAATCGCTTAGGCGTATCGTCAGTAAACCAACCTTCAACGTGACCATCGATAGAAATACCGTTGTCATCCCAGAACGTAATCAACTTACCTAAACCTAATGTGCCCGCTAATGAACAGGCTTCATGTGAAATACCTTCCATTAAACAGCCATCACCCAAGAAACAGTAAGTGAAGTGATCAACGATATCGTGGCCATCACGGTTAAACTGTGCCGCTAAGGTTTTTTCAGCAATCGCCATACCAACGGCATTACTGATACCAGCACCTAGTGGACCTGTGGTGGTTTCAACACCTGGGGTATAACCATATTCAGGGTGACCAGGCGTTTTAGAGTGCAACTGACGGAAATTTTTAAGCTCTTCAATTGGAAGCTCATAACCCGAAAGATGTAATAGAGAGTAAATAAGCATTGAGCCATGGCCATTAGATAAAATAAAGCGGTCACGGTCAGCCCAGTTAGGGTTGGTTGGATTATGCTTTAGGAAATCATTCCATAATACTTCAGCAATATCTGCCATACCCATTGGCGCGCCTGGGTGTCCAGAATTGGCTTTTTGAACGGCATCCATACTTAACGCACGAATTGCGTTTGCGAGTTCTTTACGAGATGACATGCTCTCTCCTGCTTGTTTAATGAGGTCTAGCGGGCAATTGTGGAGACATATTTTCCCCTACTAGGCGGCGCGACGCAAATTAATATTTTTCGTGTGTATCAATTCAAACTTCAGATTGGCTATTAAAGCTTAATAATTACCATAAACCGGCCTAATTTAGCGCGTAAAATAATGGCATTAAGCTTCCATCAAAGCGGACATTATTGGTTCAGGCAATTTATTTAGTGGGTTTATATTGTCCAAATATATATACAGTCGCGTTAAAATATCACGAATCAAATACTACTTAAGCTTTAAATTTCATCACGTTAATTACACAGAATAGCAAACAGCTTATCTTGCTGGTTAACATTTTCATGAAACATTGCACAATTCTACGCTTTAATTCGTATAGTGGGGTGTTATCAAAATCAATTTCGACTAGAATAGACGTCTAGACGTATATAAATTTATATTTTTTATCAGCAAACGATGAGATTTCCGACTATGGCAAAGCACTTGTTCACTTCTGAATCAGTTTCAGAAGGTCATCCAGATAAAATCGCCGATCAGATTTCTGATGCGGTATTAGACGCAATACTTGAGCAAGACCCGAAAGCTCGTGTTGCGTGTGAAACCTATGTTAAAACAGGCATGGTATTAGTGGGTGGCGAAGTGACCACTTCTGCTTGGGTTGATATCGAAGAAATTGCTCGTAAAACCGTGCGTGACATTGGTTATACTCATTCTGATATGGGTTTTGACGCTGATTCCTGTGCAGTTTTGAATGCAATTGGTAAGCAATCTCCTGATATCAACCAAGGTGTTGACCGAAGCGATCCTGCTGAGCAAGGTGCTGGCGACCAAGGATTAATGTTTGGTTATGCGAGTAACGAAACTGATGTGTTAATGCCTGCACCTATTACTTATGCACACAAATTAGTTAAGCGTCAATCAGAAGTACGTAAAGACGGCACGTTACCCTGGTTACGTCCTGATGCAAAAAGTCAAATCACCTTTGCTTATAACGATGGCAAAATTGTCGGTATTGATGCAGTTGTGTTATCAACCCAACATAAAGAAGAAGTTAAGCAAGCTGATTTAATTGAAGCTGTGATGGAAACCATCATCAAACCAGTATTGCCTTCACACTGGTTAACTAAAGATACTAAATACTTTATCAACCCTACTGGCCGTTTTGTTATTGGTGGTCCTGTTGGTGATTGTGGTTTAACCGGTCGTAAAATCATCGTAGATACCTATGGCGGCATGGCTCGTCATGGTGGCGGCGCTTTTTCGGGTAAAGATCCATCAAAAGTCGATCGTAGTGCGGCTTATGCTGCGCGTTATGTGGCTAAAAACATTGTTGCGGCTGGTTTAGCTGATCGCTGTGAGTTGCAAGTGTCTTATGCAATTGGTGTAGCAGAGCCTACTTCAATTAGCATTGAAACATTTGGCACAGGTAAAGTGTCTGAAGAAGTGCTAATCAAGTTAGTTCGTCAACATTTCGAACTACGCCCATATGGCTTAACTGCAATGTTAGATTTGGCTCGCCCTATCTATCAAAAGACTGCTGCTTATGGTCACTTTGGCCGCAGCGAGTTCCCGTGGGAAGCAACTGATAAAGCTGAGATCTTACGTGCTGATGCAGGCTTCTAACTAAAGACTGATTAGCGTGAATTAAAAAACCGCCATTTAGGCGGTTTTTTATTGTCTGTAATTTTAAACTGACGAACCGTTAAAATTAGACGCAAAAAAAGCTGGGTTCAACAGTGATCAAAATGGGCACTTTCTACACACATAAAACCGATTTGCTGCATAGTCATTACCGGTAACGTGATTGCATTCACGACCACAATATTATTGCCTTGTGCATCAGTGGGATCAATTAAGATCAATCCCACTTCATATTGATTTATCTTGCCACAATCAATCCAGCAATAATCCATATCACGGCAGTTATCTGCACAGCCATTAACAATATCAACTTGATTATTGGTTAACCCTAACCACTTTACAGCATAACGCGGTGTTGATTGAACTGCGCCCTTGGTGATTAACATTATCTCAGCGGCTTGGTATTTATATTGATGTTGCGCTAACACAGCGACAACTAATTTGGCGTTATCAAACGCACTCAAGCGCAGCCCAAGATAAGGCGCAAACAAATCATCAAATTTTGACGGTATATTCAGCATTTTATCTCAATAAATAACTCTAACTAACAAGTAAAAATCGCGCTGTTGAAAACTAAAGAAATCGACAACTTGCATATCAGCATATTGAGTATGGGCTCTAAATGAACGGTTATTATCTTCAGCAATATAGGCAACTAAATACCTAACCTTACTGCTAACCGCATCAGCAATATGATTAACTAGATGAGTAAAAATACCCTGACCACGATATTTCTCAGCTATCCATATTGGTCCATATTGACAACTATTGGTTTGAGTAAGCGCTAATTTAACACCATCACGTTCAATATCTAATTGCGGCAGCTTTTGAATTATTTTTTGGTACAGTGCTTGCTTAGCAAAGAAGTCCCATTTAGCAGCAATAACGTAACCGACAATCTGCAGGTTATCTAGCGCCAACATAATCCAATGTTGATTGATTAATAAAGTCACTTGCGCAGCCGTTAAGGCGTGCCCTTGAAGACTGGGATCAAACTGGCCTAGCTCAGCATTAACATGGGTGCGTTCTAGCTCGACTAACTGCGAGACATCCGCGAGATTGGCTTTGCGATATAGAATCACTCTTTTTCCTGCGGCTTGTCAGATGGGGAATTTTCAGATTTAGGTGCTTCAACTTTAGTGCTTTCAACTGACGGGAGCTTAGCTGAAGCAGTATCTTGTTTTTTAGCCCATTCGATGACTAATGCCACAGGATAGGGCGTCATCATTGTTAAACCTAAGCCAATAAGGCTCGCCACCATCAACATTCCCTGAGCACGCTGGCTAGATTCAGTAAACACCAGTAAATAGCTGCCCGCAAATAACAGTAATGACCCTAAGTAATGAAGCCCTTTTAACCATTTAATCATATCGATTTCTCACTAATAGGCCGCTGACGTGTTATCACTTTGACACAGTATCAAGTAGAATAGCTTCAATTGAAGCAATCTAGGCAAATACAGTAAACATGATAAAGCATTTTTTAGGCGCCGCAGCAGTTATTTTTTCATTGAGCGCATGCCAAAGTTATTCCGATATTGATAACACCACAACACTTGTTGGCCAGTGGCATATTGAATCCGTGCTGTCAGAACCGACTATTGATTACAGTCCCGCAAAATTAGTTTTTTCTGATAATGGTCAGTTAACAGGCAACACTAGTTGCAATCCATTTATGGGCCAATACTCACTTAAAAACGATTTGCTGACGCTTTCACCCGCGGGTTCAACCCGCAAAGCTTGTATCGAAGCACTTATGGTACAAGAACAAAGAGTGATGCAAGCACTGCCTTTAGTTTATAGCGCCCAGCTTAATCAAAATAAGTTACTTTTAATCAATAAAAGCGGCCAAACCATTATGGTGCTAAGTAAATTAAGCAAATAATTTAACCTTCCCGGCTTGTGGCTAAGTAAACAATTTACTACACTTCGCACAATGCTTTAAATTGAATTTATATTCACACAAAATGGATTTTTCTTGACTCAAGATTCATTTTTATTCAAAATGTAGCGTTTTTTTGAATAACAACTATAAGAAGAAAATACAATATGCCAACCAATAAAAATCAGGATGATCTGGTCAGAACATTTAAAGCTATCTTAAAAGAAGAGCGCTTCGGCAGCCAAAGTGAAATAGTTAATGCGCTTCAAGCTGAAGGATTCGGCAACATTAACCAATCTAAAGTATCGCGGATGCTGAGCAAATTTGGCGCAGTGAGAACCCGTAACGCCAAACAAGAAATGGTTTATTGTTTACCTGCAGAATTAGGTGTGCCGACAGCTGGTAGTCCATTAAAAAACTTAGTACTTGATGTCGACCATAACCAAGCCATGATAGTGGTACGCACAAGCCCTGGTGCTGCGCAATTAATTGCACGACTATTGGACTCAATAGGAAAGCCGGAAGGTATTTTAGGCACCATTGCCGGTGACGATACTATCTTTATTAGCCCTTCAAGCATTAAAACAATTGATGATACGCTTGAAACGGTTAAGTCTCTGTTTAACTTCACTGAGTAACGGCTTAGTTATATCAAGAAGTAGCTGTTGGCTATCACTGAACCCCGAAATATCAGTGCTTACTATTAAATACCCAATAAAAAAGCAATGCTTTGGCATTGCTTTTTTATTGGGTATTTTTGTTAACAGCGACGGTTAATAATCATTATTAATGACAGCTGCTATTCATCTATCACAGACTTTAATCTTCTTCCCACTGGGTGAGAAAATCCAGTGAAGGTGCAAAAAAAGATGACCCGGTTAATGCTTTAGTAAACAGCATTAAATGGTCATGGTTACCATGCCCATCACCATAAATCATGCTACGTAGCATTTGCTCAAAATTATCAGGTGTCTTACAGCTAGAGATAAACATAAGTCCCTGCTCTTTAATTGAGCCGTATGGCATACTTTGACGTAAAATTTCCATAGTATTGCCATCAGCATCTTTTAAATTAACACGTTTGGTATGGCTGGTTAACGGCTTATCGGCAGATTCATATTCAATATCATCTTGTTTAGTCCGGCCGAAAATATCTTCTTGCTTCTTAACAGGCAAACGTTGCCACTTACTTAAATTGTGAGCAAATTTCTGTACATGGATATAGCTACCTGATTTAAATTCAGGATCTTCCTCTGCTACCAAAGCCACCTGTTGACGATGACGACCTTTAGGGTTTTCTGTACCATCAACAAAACCAGTTAAATCACGGTTATCCATAAAACGGAAACCGCGCTCCTCATCAATCAGCTCAACCAAGTCTTCAAACATTTGGTTAATTTCATTGGCTACCAGATGCAAAATATCGAAACGGTCACAACGAATATGAATAAATAAGTCATATTCGATAGCCGGCGCATCACGGTTACCCTCATTCATTGCAGGGAAAGGTTTTAACAGTGCGGGGCGGGCCTGTGGATAATATGTGTC encodes the following:
- the epd gene encoding erythrose-4-phosphate dehydrogenase, with amino-acid sequence MIRVAINGYGRIGRSILRALYESGKRDQIQIVAINELAKPDAIRHLTQYDTTHGRFKHQVSLKDNHLIIGDDAILLLNQSDPSQLPWAELDIDIVYEATGSLNDRQECEVHIQAGAKQVLISHPSSPDVDGTIVYGVNHDLLRPEHTVVSNASCTTNCIVPVIDVLDRHFTVKSGAITTIHSAMNDQQVIDAYHDDLRRTRAASQSIIPVDTKLARGIERILPHMKDMFEAISVRVPTINVTAIDLSVTLEKKVDIAQINQVLALASNGSFNGILGYTEEPLVSCDFNHDPRSSIVDGTQTRVSAGHLVKLLLWCDNEWGFANRMLDTSLAMIQAKQSK
- a CDS encoding Dyp-type peroxidase; protein product: MDNQVMPREQLGICAEGNLHSIYLMFNANDGVEDKLRPSIASVAQYIYELTDQYADSAFNGFVGIGANFWDTYYPQARPALLKPFPAMNEGNRDAPAIEYDLFIHIRCDRFDILHLVANEINQMFEDLVELIDEERGFRFMDNRDLTGFVDGTENPKGRHRQQVALVAEEDPEFKSGSYIHVQKFAHNLSKWQRLPVKKQEDIFGRTKQDDIEYESADKPLTSHTKRVNLKDADGNTMEILRQSMPYGSIKEQGLMFISSCKTPDNFEQMLRSMIYGDGHGNHDHLMLFTKALTGSSFFAPSLDFLTQWEED
- the tkt gene encoding transketolase; translation: MSSRKELANAIRALSMDAVQKANSGHPGAPMGMADIAEVLWNDFLKHNPTNPNWADRDRFILSNGHGSMLIYSLLHLSGYELPIEELKNFRQLHSKTPGHPEYGYTPGVETTTGPLGAGISNAVGMAIAEKTLAAQFNRDGHDIVDHFTYCFLGDGCLMEGISHEACSLAGTLGLGKLITFWDDNGISIDGHVEGWFTDDTPKRFEAYGWHVIADVDGHDSDAIRAAIELAKSVTDKPTMICCKTIIGFGSPNKSGSHDCHGAPLGDAEIAAAREFLGWPHAPFEIPTDVYKGWDAKETGVANEKAWDSKFAGYKAAHPALAAEFERRVLNGDLPADFEAKAQAFIQECQDKAEGIASRKASQNSIGFFGAMLPELLGGSADLAGSNLTLWSGSKGIQDDAAGNYIYYGVREFGMSGIMNGASLHGGFINYGATFMMFMEYARNAVRMSALMGIQNIFVYTHDSIGQGEDGPTHQPVEQLANLRMTPNMTVWRPCDAAETAVSWKSAIETRKSPTSLIFSRQGLKAQARSAEQLANVAKGGYVLVDCEGVADVILIATGSEVQLAVDSAAALTVDGIKVRVVSMPSTNVFDKQDAAYKESVLPRTVTKRVAIEAAHVDFWHKYVGFDGDVVGMTTFGESAPGGDLLKHFGFTVDNVVSKVKALA
- the metK gene encoding methionine adenosyltransferase translates to MAKHLFTSESVSEGHPDKIADQISDAVLDAILEQDPKARVACETYVKTGMVLVGGEVTTSAWVDIEEIARKTVRDIGYTHSDMGFDADSCAVLNAIGKQSPDINQGVDRSDPAEQGAGDQGLMFGYASNETDVLMPAPITYAHKLVKRQSEVRKDGTLPWLRPDAKSQITFAYNDGKIVGIDAVVLSTQHKEEVKQADLIEAVMETIIKPVLPSHWLTKDTKYFINPTGRFVIGGPVGDCGLTGRKIIVDTYGGMARHGGGAFSGKDPSKVDRSAAYAARYVAKNIVAAGLADRCELQVSYAIGVAEPTSISIETFGTGKVSEEVLIKLVRQHFELRPYGLTAMLDLARPIYQKTAAYGHFGRSEFPWEATDKAEILRADAGF
- the argR gene encoding transcriptional regulator ArgR gives rise to the protein MPTNKNQDDLVRTFKAILKEERFGSQSEIVNALQAEGFGNINQSKVSRMLSKFGAVRTRNAKQEMVYCLPAELGVPTAGSPLKNLVLDVDHNQAMIVVRTSPGAAQLIARLLDSIGKPEGILGTIAGDDTIFISPSSIKTIDDTLETVKSLFNFTE
- a CDS encoding GNAT family N-acetyltransferase: MILYRKANLADVSQLVELERTHVNAELGQFDPSLQGHALTAAQVTLLINQHWIMLALDNLQIVGYVIAAKWDFFAKQALYQKIIQKLPQLDIERDGVKLALTQTNSCQYGPIWIAEKYRGQGIFTHLVNHIADAVSSKVRYLVAYIAEDNNRSFRAHTQYADMQVVDFFSFQQRDFYLLVRVIY
- a CDS encoding META domain-containing protein translates to MIKHFLGAAAVIFSLSACQSYSDIDNTTTLVGQWHIESVLSEPTIDYSPAKLVFSDNGQLTGNTSCNPFMGQYSLKNDLLTLSPAGSTRKACIEALMVQEQRVMQALPLVYSAQLNQNKLLLINKSGQTIMVLSKLSK